The Bacteroidota bacterium genomic interval GGAATCCACTTCCGACAGCCGCCATTGCGGCATTATCAGCTATCCCTATCACAATCTCGGGGCGGAAGTGAACGGGATTATGGAAAAGTTCCTCCAACGCGGCGGCAAATCGGTTTTCATCAGCGACGCCTATACCGTCAAGGATGCGGTCACGGTTTCCATCGACGACCTGGAGGGAGGGCGCATCGCCGGACGGCATCTGTTGCAGAAGAACTGCCGCAGCTATTACTTTTTCGGCTCCTACAACGCCTCCGCACCTAAACCGCTGGCGCCGGAAACTGCATTGCACGGTTACGCCCTGACCAGGAAACGCGGTTACGAAGAAGTTATTGCCGAAAGCGGCCAGAAGGTGCAGTGGATCACAGACCCGAACCGAGCTATCGATAAAATCCTGCATTCCTCGGCAACGAAGCTGCCCTGCGGGATTTTCTGTTCCGCCGACATGAACGCTCTGCACCTGTATGGCTGTCTGACCAATACCCCGCTGGTAATAGGGCGAGACGTTTACGTCATCGGCTACGACGACCTCTACCTTACGCCTTACCTGAACCCGCCGCTTACCACCATCAACCAACCGATGCGGGAACTGGGAAAGGTGGCGGTGACGAAAATCATCCGCATGATCTACGGCAAGGAAGAATCCAGCACGGTTATCCCGCCGCGACTGGTGGTCAGGGAATCGGCTTGAAAACGACTTTTTCATCTTTAGGGGAGAGGATTTTTAGTCTCCAGTTGGCAGTCTCCAGTAATTACTGTACAAACGCTCAGGATCAAACAGTAGAAAAATTGCCTGTCCCACTATTCTGTAATTAGCTTTCGGAAACAAACACTGGAGACTGTCAACTGGAGACTTGACCTCTTCGCCTATAATAAACTAAGACCTTATAAACATGACCCGGGCGTCCGGGATATTTTCAATAATTCAAAGTTCACACTGGAGAAAGAAATGAGCAGGATTCCGATTGCGTTGCAGTTGTATTCCATTCGAGAGGAATGCAAGAACAACCTGGCGGAAGCGCTGAGGAAAGTGGCGGAAATGGGGTATGACGGCGTGGAGTTCGCCGGATTTTTCGAGCACAAGGCGAAGGATGTCAAAAAGATGCTGGACGACAACGGCCTCAAGGTCGCCGGTTCGCACCTGGGCATTCCCACCATGCTGGGCGACGAATTCGAAAAAACCGTGGCGTATCAGGCGGAAATCGGCAGCAAATACCCGATCATTCCCGGCCTGCCCAAGGAATATACGGAAAACCTCGCCGCCTGGAAAAAGACGGCGGATATTTTCAACGAACTCGCCGCCAAGCTGAAGAAGCATGGCATGTTCACTGGCTATCA includes:
- a CDS encoding LacI family transcriptional regulator — its product is MSTLKEIAKAAGVSVSVASRALNPQPDKNARVSEETRLHVEKIAKKMGYRHNRAAEFLKRGKAPVIGVFLPETPNKLIAEMTFGISEQAEEEGFPLGFRFGLSIKRYRDFMESTSDSRHCGIISYPYHNLGAEVNGIMEKFLQRGGKSVFISDAYTVKDAVTVSIDDLEGGRIAGRHLLQKNCRSYYFFGSYNASAPKPLAPETALHGYALTRKRGYEEVIAESGQKVQWITDPNRAIDKILHSSATKLPCGIFCSADMNALHLYGCLTNTPLVIGRDVYVIGYDDLYLTPYLNPPLTTINQPMRELGKVAVTKIIRMIYGKEESSTVIPPRLVVRESA
- a CDS encoding sugar phosphate isomerase/epimerase — its product is MSRIPIALQLYSIREECKNNLAEALRKVAEMGYDGVEFAGFFEHKAKDVKKMLDDNGLKVAGSHLGIPTMLGDEFEKTVAYQAEIGSKYPIIPGLPKEYTENLAAWKKTADIFNELAAKLKKHGMFTGYHNHHTEFTPVEGKKPWDFFFDNTCRDVVMQIDTGNALHGGADPLPYLEKYAGRARTVHLKEFSSKIAEPVIGQGEVKWKKFFKLCETVG